One genomic window of Psychrobacter cibarius includes the following:
- a CDS encoding acyl-CoA dehydrogenase C-terminal domain-containing protein, which translates to MQYKAPLRDIQFVMHELLDSESHYKTLPAFQEADRELMDSLFEMAASFAENELSPLNQSGDAEGCQFNNGQVTTPKGFKEAYKAYCELGFPALSAEEDFGGQNMPFSLSTVINEMVGTANWSFSMYPGLSHGAIQTIEHHGTDEQKDIYLEKMISGEWSGTMCLTEAHAGSDLGIIRTKAEPKEDGSYSITGQKIFISAGEHDLTDNIIHIVLARLPGAPAGTKGISLFIVPKVTVNEDGSLGENNNVVCGSIEHKMGIKASATCVMNFDGATGYLIGPENRGLQCMFTFMNVARIGTAVQGLTAAEYAFQGSLTYAKDRLAMRSLSGVKAPEKAADPIIVHPAVRNMLLTEKAFAEGGRALVYYLSHFADTVAKGEGDALKFADQMLSLLTPIAKAFLTETGLEAANHGVQVYGGHGFISEWGMEQNVRDTRIACLYEGTTEIQALDLLGRKVLGSQGKLLANFVKIIQTFCEENKENDEMGQFIRPLAKHLKEWGDLTARIGMQATENPDAVGGAAVDYMYFSGYVTLAYLWARMALVAQTELANGTSEQAFYDAKVKTAQFYFAKLLPRTTTHVQRISTGVEPYMSMDVDQFAF; encoded by the coding sequence ATGCAATACAAAGCGCCCTTACGTGACATTCAATTCGTGATGCATGAGTTACTCGACAGCGAAAGCCATTATAAAACCCTGCCAGCATTCCAAGAAGCGGATCGCGAGCTAATGGACAGCCTGTTTGAAATGGCGGCAAGCTTTGCTGAAAATGAGCTATCACCATTGAATCAAAGTGGTGACGCTGAAGGCTGCCAGTTTAACAATGGTCAAGTCACTACGCCAAAGGGCTTTAAAGAAGCATACAAAGCGTATTGTGAGCTTGGTTTTCCAGCCTTATCTGCTGAAGAAGACTTCGGTGGTCAAAACATGCCGTTTTCATTATCGACCGTCATTAATGAAATGGTTGGTACGGCTAACTGGTCATTCTCTATGTACCCTGGTTTATCGCATGGTGCCATTCAAACCATCGAGCATCACGGTACGGATGAGCAAAAAGACATATATTTAGAAAAAATGATCAGCGGTGAATGGTCAGGCACCATGTGCTTGACTGAAGCACATGCAGGTTCTGATCTGGGTATTATCCGTACCAAAGCTGAGCCTAAAGAAGATGGCAGCTATAGCATCACTGGTCAAAAAATCTTCATTTCAGCGGGTGAGCATGACTTAACGGACAATATCATTCACATTGTCTTGGCTCGTCTACCAGGCGCGCCTGCTGGCACAAAAGGCATCTCACTGTTTATCGTTCCTAAGGTAACGGTCAACGAAGATGGTAGCCTAGGTGAAAACAATAACGTCGTTTGTGGCTCTATCGAACACAAAATGGGTATCAAAGCCTCAGCCACTTGCGTGATGAACTTTGATGGCGCAACGGGTTATCTGATTGGCCCTGAAAACCGTGGTCTACAATGCATGTTTACCTTTATGAACGTGGCGCGTATTGGTACCGCAGTGCAAGGTTTAACCGCAGCAGAATATGCGTTCCAAGGCTCATTGACTTATGCCAAAGATCGTCTAGCGATGCGTTCATTATCTGGTGTTAAAGCCCCTGAAAAAGCAGCTGACCCTATCATCGTTCATCCAGCGGTTCGTAACATGCTGTTGACTGAAAAAGCCTTTGCTGAAGGTGGTCGTGCTTTAGTCTATTACCTCTCACATTTTGCCGATACCGTCGCAAAAGGCGAAGGCGATGCGCTTAAATTTGCTGATCAAATGTTGTCACTATTGACACCTATTGCTAAAGCTTTCTTGACTGAAACGGGTCTAGAAGCGGCTAACCATGGCGTACAGGTTTATGGTGGTCATGGCTTTATCAGCGAATGGGGCATGGAGCAAAACGTGCGTGATACGCGTATTGCTTGCTTATACGAAGGTACTACTGAAATCCAAGCACTCGATCTACTAGGTCGTAAAGTATTGGGCTCACAAGGCAAACTGCTTGCAAACTTTGTTAAAATCATTCAGACATTCTGTGAAGAAAATAAAGAAAACGACGAGATGGGTCAGTTTATTCGCCCACTTGCCAAACACCTTAAAGAATGGGGTGATTTGACTGCACGCATCGGCATGCAAGCCACTGAAAACCCAGATGCAGTTGGCGGCGCTGCGGTTGATTACATGTATTTCAGCGGTTATGTAACGCTAGCCTACTTATGGGCACGCATGGCATTAGTAGCACAAACTGAACTTGCTAACGGTACTAGCGAACAAGCCTTCTACGACGCGAAAGTAAAAACCGCGCAGTTCTACTTTGCTAAGCTATTGCCACGTACCACCACTCACGTACAGCGTATCAGCACTGGTGTTGAACCATACATGAGCATGGACGTTGATCAGTTCGCTTTTTAA
- a CDS encoding acyl-CoA dehydrogenase C-terminal domain-containing protein, producing MAVYNAPLNDMRFILNDVFNAPKFWQNNENLAHVDMETVDMILEEMAKLSKNILLPINRSGDEEGATFEGNGVVTTPTGFKEAYKQYAESGWVGLSGNAEYGGQGFPKMVTMLTEEMVFTANQSFALYPNLTVGATLCLNAAASEEQKQTYLEKMYNGEWAGTMCLTEPHAGTDLGIIKTKAIPNDDGSYDISGTKIFITGGEHDLTENIIHLVLAKTPNAPEGSKGISLFVVPKFLVNADGSLGERNTLAVGSIEHKMGIKASATCVMNFDSAKGWMVGAENTGLSSMFIMMNYERVTMGLQGLGGSELAYQNAALYANDRGQGRSDTQLQSPEKPADAIIHHADVRRMLLNAKANTEASRCFAMYVAKNLDEEKFSTDPEAAQAAAARVALLTPVAKAFLTDKALEATIDCQQVFGGHGYIREWSMEQIVRDTRIAQIYEGTNGIQALDLLGRKVAKNNGKYVTHFLGEIRDFVNNMQADHGIKQATLDAADTIEALTNTVLSNISERKNEVNGCAVDYMHAFGYLAYSYMFALMVEAANGKEGEFYTNKAKLADYFVGRILPRIDAHAQMVQAGSDPMMNFDLSYFDVPAS from the coding sequence ATGGCTGTTTATAATGCCCCTCTGAATGACATGCGCTTTATCTTAAATGATGTATTTAACGCGCCTAAATTTTGGCAAAACAACGAAAACTTAGCTCATGTCGACATGGAAACCGTCGATATGATTTTGGAAGAAATGGCAAAACTGTCAAAAAACATTCTCTTGCCAATCAACCGCAGCGGCGATGAAGAAGGCGCAACCTTTGAAGGTAATGGCGTCGTCACGACTCCTACTGGATTTAAAGAAGCGTATAAACAGTATGCTGAATCAGGCTGGGTTGGCTTAAGCGGTAACGCTGAATACGGTGGTCAAGGTTTCCCAAAAATGGTGACTATGCTGACTGAAGAGATGGTATTCACTGCCAACCAATCATTTGCGCTATATCCAAACCTAACCGTTGGTGCAACGCTTTGCCTAAACGCAGCGGCGTCTGAAGAACAAAAGCAAACTTACCTAGAAAAAATGTACAACGGCGAGTGGGCGGGCACCATGTGCTTGACAGAGCCACATGCTGGTACTGACTTAGGTATCATCAAAACAAAAGCTATCCCTAATGATGACGGTAGCTATGATATCTCTGGTACCAAAATCTTTATCACTGGCGGCGAGCATGACTTAACCGAAAATATCATTCATTTGGTATTGGCAAAAACCCCTAACGCGCCAGAAGGCTCAAAAGGTATTTCACTATTTGTCGTACCAAAATTTTTGGTCAATGCAGATGGCAGCTTAGGCGAGCGTAACACCCTAGCAGTCGGCTCTATCGAGCATAAAATGGGTATCAAAGCCTCAGCCACTTGTGTCATGAACTTTGACAGCGCTAAAGGCTGGATGGTTGGTGCCGAAAACACGGGTCTGTCATCAATGTTCATTATGATGAACTATGAGCGTGTCACTATGGGTCTGCAAGGCCTTGGTGGTTCTGAGCTTGCTTATCAGAATGCGGCGTTATATGCCAATGACCGTGGTCAAGGTCGTAGCGATACTCAGCTACAAAGTCCAGAAAAACCAGCCGATGCCATCATTCATCATGCCGATGTGCGCCGTATGCTATTAAATGCCAAAGCCAATACCGAAGCCTCACGTTGCTTTGCGATGTACGTGGCTAAAAATCTTGATGAAGAGAAATTTAGTACTGATCCAGAGGCTGCGCAAGCTGCTGCCGCACGTGTTGCTCTATTGACGCCAGTGGCTAAAGCGTTCTTGACTGATAAAGCATTAGAAGCCACCATTGATTGCCAGCAAGTATTCGGTGGCCATGGCTACATCCGCGAATGGAGTATGGAGCAAATCGTTCGTGATACCCGTATTGCGCAGATTTATGAAGGTACCAACGGTATTCAAGCACTTGACTTACTGGGTCGTAAAGTGGCGAAAAATAACGGCAAATACGTTACCCATTTCTTAGGTGAAATTCGTGATTTCGTCAATAACATGCAAGCGGATCATGGCATCAAACAAGCAACGCTAGATGCTGCCGACACGATTGAAGCATTGACAAACACTGTGCTTAGCAACATTAGCGAGCGTAAAAACGAAGTCAATGGCTGTGCCGTTGACTACATGCATGCCTTTGGTTACCTCGCTTATTCGTATATGTTTGCGTTGATGGTAGAAGCCGCTAACGGTAAAGAAGGTGAGTTTTATACCAATAAAGCCAAGCTTGCCGATTATTTCGTCGGGCGTATTTTGCCACGCATTGATGCTCATGCACAAATGGTTCAAGCTGGTAGTGATCCAATGATGAACTTTGATCTTAGCTACTTTGATGTACCTGCTAGCTAA
- a CDS encoding site-specific recombinase gives MSEIKHILQQITALSDVPDPAVLKRLIDELRVSDKEPTLANQNIQELVDILRQHPEYADGLSSFVLKLIIEYRQIALYTDTGIMSDQGFFNSLRRLIGHRFLPLLPQEDSVVELVGYLFDKRSDERWLANIKKDKWDELVELLKVDEQHLNLVATAKNSILNAIIILSYRISGIGLHPDLMEFYPQMLNYSASFVAQNQEAVLYVNQYREAHELDTLTDITPEKAVDPAPLLVMIEQCEDIVATIRKRIYKTGISIRLTNMMLRLDQSLQRMRILTELVADNYDKRDQALIELIQALITTASRRYSIGYLIDNNTKLLSRKVTENASRVGEHYISTDKSGYQKMFKKASIGGFIIAFMATLKILAYNLALAPMGRAFVNSMIYGLGFVFIHIVHGTVATKQPAMTAAAIASTISDGSGKKSHQLNKLSELVVDILRTQFVAIMGNIMLAIPVALIISFAWLQYTGAPMINTDKAAHLLHDLDPFHSLALPHAAIAGVYLFLSGLIAGYYDNLAVYNQIGARIQRHKLLQYLLPKSWLQRLGGFIEANLGAIMGNFLFGVFLGSTATIGYLFGLPIDIRHIAFASANLAHGLFNISANQWDWQIVFISILGVALIGMVNLMVSFSLALFVALRSKEVKFMEWSRLTKQLFSHMLTHPSDFFWPRDKPMKYARIDSQGHMIFDDTSAHKGGQTIPNNYVVRRLSDVKILPKSKQKSMQNEQAITDIDYDNNISNADTDAALKSRETHSTTNHISTKKTIELDDGLIDEELNSVPYSSDIQYDKAHNAFTEGNETTAHPESDNSNPENKATGDAKTSLPKPKKPPNLPS, from the coding sequence GTGTCAGAAATAAAACACATTTTACAACAAATTACAGCCTTAAGTGATGTGCCAGATCCTGCGGTACTCAAGCGCTTAATCGATGAGCTACGAGTGAGTGATAAAGAGCCCACGTTAGCCAATCAAAACATTCAAGAGCTGGTTGATATTTTACGTCAACATCCAGAATATGCAGATGGACTGTCAAGTTTCGTCTTGAAACTGATTATTGAATATCGCCAAATTGCTTTATATACCGATACCGGCATCATGTCGGATCAGGGCTTTTTTAATAGTCTACGTCGCCTTATCGGACACCGTTTTTTACCGCTATTGCCACAAGAAGATTCTGTCGTAGAATTGGTCGGTTATTTATTTGATAAACGCTCTGATGAGCGCTGGCTTGCCAATATTAAAAAAGACAAATGGGATGAACTGGTTGAGCTACTCAAAGTCGATGAGCAGCATTTAAACTTAGTTGCGACAGCAAAAAACAGTATTTTGAACGCGATTATCATTTTGTCATACCGTATCAGCGGTATTGGCTTGCATCCAGATTTGATGGAATTTTATCCGCAAATGCTGAATTATTCAGCGTCATTTGTGGCACAAAATCAAGAGGCGGTCTTATACGTCAATCAGTACCGAGAAGCGCATGAGCTTGATACTTTAACGGATATTACGCCCGAAAAAGCAGTAGATCCTGCGCCGTTACTGGTCATGATTGAACAATGCGAAGATATCGTTGCCACCATACGCAAGCGCATCTATAAAACGGGAATCTCTATTCGCCTGACCAACATGATGCTGCGTTTAGACCAAAGCTTGCAGCGTATGCGCATCCTAACTGAACTGGTAGCAGATAATTATGATAAGCGTGATCAGGCGCTCATTGAGTTGATTCAAGCGCTGATTACCACTGCGAGCCGCCGTTATAGTATTGGATACTTAATTGATAATAATACCAAGCTGCTGTCGCGCAAAGTCACTGAAAATGCCAGCCGTGTGGGTGAACATTATATTAGTACCGATAAATCGGGCTACCAAAAAATGTTCAAGAAAGCCTCTATTGGTGGTTTTATTATTGCTTTTATGGCAACGCTTAAGATATTAGCCTATAACCTAGCCCTTGCACCGATGGGACGCGCCTTTGTAAATAGTATGATTTATGGATTGGGTTTTGTTTTTATCCATATCGTTCATGGTACGGTTGCTACCAAACAGCCTGCTATGACGGCGGCGGCTATTGCCTCTACTATCTCGGACGGTTCTGGTAAAAAGTCACACCAGTTAAATAAACTATCAGAATTGGTGGTCGATATTTTACGTACTCAGTTTGTGGCGATTATGGGTAATATTATGCTAGCGATACCAGTCGCTCTGATTATCTCTTTTGCATGGCTACAATATACTGGTGCGCCGATGATCAATACCGACAAGGCTGCACACTTACTGCATGATCTTGACCCCTTTCATTCACTGGCACTACCCCATGCGGCAATCGCTGGTGTGTATTTATTTTTATCGGGTCTTATTGCTGGTTACTACGATAACTTGGCGGTCTATAACCAAATCGGTGCCCGTATTCAGCGCCACAAACTACTTCAATACCTACTACCAAAAAGTTGGTTACAGCGTTTAGGCGGTTTTATAGAAGCCAACCTTGGCGCCATTATGGGCAATTTTTTGTTCGGGGTGTTCTTAGGTAGTACTGCAACAATTGGCTATTTATTTGGCCTACCGATTGATATTCGCCACATTGCGTTTGCCTCGGCGAATTTGGCGCATGGACTGTTTAATATATCTGCCAACCAGTGGGATTGGCAGATTGTGTTTATTTCTATTTTAGGCGTTGCCCTTATCGGCATGGTGAACCTCATGGTCAGCTTTTCGCTCGCCTTATTTGTGGCACTGCGCTCTAAAGAAGTCAAATTCATGGAGTGGAGTCGTTTAACCAAGCAGCTTTTCAGCCATATGCTGACCCATCCTTCAGACTTTTTCTGGCCACGTGATAAGCCAATGAAGTATGCTCGTATCGACAGCCAAGGACATATGATTTTTGACGATACCAGCGCTCATAAAGGGGGACAAACTATTCCCAATAATTATGTAGTGCGCCGTTTGTCTGACGTAAAAATCCTACCTAAATCCAAGCAAAAAAGCATGCAAAATGAACAGGCTATCACAGACATAGATTACGATAATAACATCTCAAATGCTGACACTGACGCTGCGCTAAAAAGCCGGGAAACACACAGCACCACCAATCATATCAGTACCAAAAAAACCATTGAACTCGATGATGGGCTGATAGATGAGGAGCTCAATAGCGTTCCTTATAGTAGTGATATTCAATATGATAAAGCGCATAACGCCTTTACTGAGGGTAATGAGACGACTGCCCATCCTGAAAGCGATAACAGCAACCCTGAAAATAAGGCCACGGGCGATGCTAAAACCTCACTACCTAAACCCAAAAAACCACCAAACCTACCCAGCTAA
- a CDS encoding symmetrical bis(5'-nucleosyl)-tetraphosphatase: MSFRHQYVIGDLQGCYAAYLHLLEILDFDPAQDKLWFAGDLVARGEDSLSTLRHVKALCEQGAAATVLGNHDINLIAVWRGAVKIKKKDQTTPIFAADDCDELLEWLRDQPLLVYPDEQTVLVHAGIPPHWTVEAAANHAQQLESQLQSSLKQLDRLLPHLYSKTANDWHPDINGFTKMRAIANYFTRMRLCKLDGTLEFSFAAGLEASMPEGFLPWFEWQVPRTRKVLFGHWAALKGEVDLPHARALDGGCVWGNDLLAYRLSDEKIIRSSAHCLQPDT, translated from the coding sequence ATGAGCTTTCGCCATCAGTATGTCATCGGTGACCTGCAAGGTTGCTATGCGGCGTACCTTCATTTACTTGAAATATTGGATTTTGATCCTGCACAAGACAAGCTATGGTTTGCAGGGGACTTGGTGGCACGTGGTGAAGACTCGTTAAGTACCTTGCGTCATGTCAAAGCACTTTGCGAGCAAGGGGCAGCCGCGACAGTACTCGGCAATCATGATATCAATTTGATCGCTGTCTGGCGCGGTGCGGTAAAGATTAAAAAAAAGGATCAGACAACGCCTATTTTTGCTGCCGATGACTGCGATGAATTGCTTGAATGGTTACGTGATCAGCCATTATTGGTTTATCCTGATGAGCAGACGGTATTGGTTCATGCTGGCATTCCACCGCATTGGACGGTTGAGGCGGCCGCAAATCACGCGCAGCAATTAGAGTCACAACTGCAAAGTAGTTTAAAACAGCTGGATCGTTTATTGCCACATTTATATAGTAAGACTGCTAATGACTGGCATCCAGATATTAATGGCTTTACCAAAATGCGTGCAATTGCCAATTATTTCACTCGTATGAGGCTGTGCAAACTAGATGGCACGTTAGAATTTAGCTTTGCAGCAGGGTTAGAAGCGTCTATGCCAGAGGGTTTTTTGCCTTGGTTTGAATGGCAAGTACCGCGGACTCGCAAGGTATTATTTGGGCACTGGGCAGCGCTGAAAGGTGAGGTAGACTTACCGCATGCGCGTGCACTTGACGGCGGCTGTGTTTGGGGAAATGATCTATTGGCGTATCGCTTGAGTGATGAAAAAATCATCAGGTCAAGTGCGCACTGCTTACAGCCAGATACATAA
- the rsmA gene encoding 16S rRNA (adenine(1518)-N(6)/adenine(1519)-N(6))-dimethyltransferase RsmA → MSKISFDAQSITNSLRAAKHQPRKRFGQNFLHDRSVIREIVESIRLERDDNLIEIGPGMGALTEPLLAEVDAMTVVELDRDLADSLRIRIGANSHRNFTIIKDNAMHVDYRELYSDERGKLRVVGNLPYNISTPILFHLLSYADVIQDMHFMLQKEVVERITADVGSKTYGRLSVIMQYHCHTDYLLTVPRGAFNPPPKVTSAVFRLTPHIIKPVVAEDEEYFALVVRETFNHRRKTLRAIFKKSTLLPTLSEEDFAACSIDPQARPEVLSVKDFVNLSNQARKVEV, encoded by the coding sequence ATGTCCAAAATTTCGTTTGATGCTCAGTCTATTACCAACAGCCTACGCGCTGCCAAACACCAACCGCGTAAGCGCTTTGGTCAAAACTTCTTACATGATCGCAGTGTCATCCGTGAGATTGTTGAGAGCATTCGCTTAGAGCGCGATGACAATTTGATTGAGATTGGGCCAGGGATGGGCGCACTGACTGAGCCATTATTGGCAGAAGTGGATGCGATGACTGTGGTCGAGCTGGATCGTGATTTGGCAGATAGCCTGCGTATTCGTATCGGTGCCAACAGCCATCGAAACTTTACGATCATCAAAGACAATGCCATGCATGTCGACTATCGCGAGCTGTATAGCGATGAGCGTGGTAAGCTCCGGGTAGTCGGTAATCTACCGTATAATATCTCTACGCCTATTTTGTTTCATTTGCTCAGCTATGCCGATGTGATTCAAGACATGCACTTTATGCTGCAAAAAGAAGTGGTCGAGCGTATTACGGCGGATGTCGGTAGCAAAACTTATGGTCGCCTATCTGTCATTATGCAGTATCACTGCCATACCGATTATCTACTGACCGTACCACGTGGTGCTTTTAATCCGCCACCAAAAGTAACCAGTGCGGTTTTTCGTTTGACGCCGCATATCATTAAGCCAGTCGTCGCAGAGGACGAAGAGTATTTCGCGCTTGTGGTACGTGAAACCTTTAACCATCGTCGTAAGACGCTACGTGCCATCTTTAAAAAATCAACGTTGCTACCGACACTGAGCGAAGAAGATTTTGCAGCGTGTAGCATCGACCCACAAGCACGTCCTGAAGTCTTAAGTGTGAAGGATTTTGTGAATTTGAGTAATCAAGCGCGTAAAGTAGAGGTTTAA